In the Brienomyrus brachyistius isolate T26 chromosome 20, BBRACH_0.4, whole genome shotgun sequence genome, one interval contains:
- the LOC125715976 gene encoding germinal-center associated nuclear protein-like isoform X2, whose amino-acid sequence MSPSEAMVLQCKNIPASLNSKDILGEHFRQFGRVQRIFCRPQKNLAIVHFHDHASAAKAKKKGKLLRRHELTIFWQRKKQSPGEKGQRPPDDPDPQSQAGGFESAPVCKALSKSTSGWSSSSSLSRGSPAKKPLATKALQFESEPQMEPSPDGLESEHLASSLPSPLFHLIGQVAETAEEKYRLLEQRDKILRQARPKRTDLDLSKVFVGTCPDMCPEKERYMRETRNQLSSFEVIPNTEKVDHTAAIKEYSRSSADQEEPLPHELRPLTVLNMTMNYLVTQVMDQGEDNYRDWYDFVWNRTRGIRKDITQQHLCDPLTVSLIEKCARFHIHCAHHLCQEPMMSFDAKINNENLTKCLQSLKEMYQDLASKNIYCPHEAEFRQYSVLLKLNDGDILREVQQFRAELRNSPEVKFAVQAFAAVNSNNFVRFFKLVKVASYLAGCILHRYFDQVRREALRALNVAYSSRGSTTFPVEDLVRMLMFQNAGEASDLALQYGLAVDAGMVELSRTAYQEPEIQPRPKRSVAIARKREVLVGQVVNGAPLPNPPQHTPVNSFDSRNKYRGDGQPAEAGSVPRAAASPQRPPIELDARALQHRSKMPSDPAESAGLPGREESGALGASPSEAPPVAPPTPPPPEPVYTEQDIATEVEAMLEEVVQAEVADVAATGAEYISAALSMCNGQVEAVLSEVVEQMLQEVSAAEIQAEREHIAEEKRRMEEARRKQEHEELLARLSKTLCAEITQEVLRDCIVETASTEIRRAQEEQAECVARSSQDVCEVLLEETLCGELTLLAQDVLEAELLSIRRFIKRWRDVVAVRRQLKRQMRDFPAAPGCVDPRFRLQALAPSAPPSPCLDRLARGVVNLGHAGDLSVSCTRLAKMRRETEHQMKVHLFYQQLLSESVWGPLDLLSLVAASVSNPSDTIFWKAALLLPSDHERDASVANQILTEWLESKFGNSEKQEHREMVPQRTHANLEHQQRPAERGGAHAHSARGPRAPQRGRPVGIGEAEGADGHGRPADAAALGSQSRG is encoded by the exons atgtcaccctccgaagccatggtgctccaatgcaagaacattccagccagtcttaacagcaaggacatcctgggggaacatttccgccagttcggacgtgtgcagcggatcttctgcaggccccagaagaacctggccatagtgcacttccacgaccat gcttctgctgccaaagccaagaagaagggcaaactgctgcgcaggcatgagctcaccatcttctggcagaggaagaagcaga gtccaggagagaagggccaaaggcctccagatgaccctgatcctcagagccaggcaggaggctttgagtcagcccctgtctgcaaagccctctccaaatccacctccggctggtcctccagctcatccctatccagagg gtcaccagccaagaaacccctggcgacaaaggccctgcagtttgagagtgagccgcagatggagcccagcccagacggcctcgaatccgaacatctagccagcagcctcccctctcccctcttccacctgattggccaggtagctgaaaccgcagaggagaagtatcgtctgctagagcagcgggacaagatcctgcgacagg ctcggcccaagaggaccgacctggatctgtccaaggtgtttgtgggtacgtgtcctgacatgtgtccggagaaggagcgttacatgagggagacccggaaccaactgagctcttttgaggtcatccccaacacggagaag gtggaccacactgctgccattaaggagtacagcaggtcctctgctgaccaggaggagcccctcccccatgaactgcggccccttactgtgctgaacatgaccatgaactacctggttacccaggtcatggaccagggtgaggacaactaccgtgactggtatgactttgtgtggaaccgcacacgaggtatccggaag gatatcactcagcagcacctgtgcgacccgcttacggtgtcccttattgaaaagtgcgcccgcttccacatccactgcgcacaccacctgtgccaggagcccatgatgtcctttgatgctaagatcaacaatgaaaacctgaccaaatgcctgcagagcctcaaggagatgtaccaggacctggccagcaagaacatctactgccctcatgaggcagagtttcggcagtacagcgtgctcctgaagctcaatgatggagacatcctccg ggaggtgcagcaattccgggcggagctccgaaactctccggaggtgaagtttgccgtccaggcctttgccgctgtgaacagcaacaacttcgtgaggttcttcaagctggtcaaggtggcctcgtatctggctggttgcatcttgcaccgctacttcgaccag gtgcgccgtgaggctctgcgggccctgaatgtggcctacagctcccgtggttccaccacattcccggtcgaagacctggtccggatgctcatgttccagaatgccggcgaggcttcggacctcgcgctgcagtatgggctcgcggtcgatgcagg catggtggagctaagccggacagcgtaccaggagcctgagatccagccacgtccaaagcgctctgtggccatcgcaaggaagcgggaggtgctggtgggccaagtggtcaacggcgcgccactgcccaacccaccccaacacacacccgtcaacagctttgacagccgcaacaagtaccgtggggatgggcagccagcggaggcaggcagtgtgcccagggctg cagcctcccctcagaggccccccattgagctggatgcgcgggccctccagcaccgatccaagatgccgagcgacccagcggagtcagctggcctccctggtagagaggagagtggagcacttggggcatctccgtcggaggcaccaccagtcgccccacctacgcctcccccaccggagcccgtttacacagagcag gacatcgccacggaggtagaggccatgctggaggaggtagtgcaggccgaggtggctgacgtggctgccaccggagccgagtacatctctgctgcactcag catgtgcaacggccaggtggaggcagtgctgagtgaggtggtggagcagatgctgcaggaggtttctgctgccgagatccaggcagagagggagcatatcgctgaggagaagcgcaggatggaggaagccag gagaaagcaggaacacgaggagctcctggcccggctcagcaagacactgtgtgccgagatcacacaggaggtgctgcgcgactgcatcgtggagactgcctcaacagagatcag gcgtgcccaagaagagcaggcagaatgtgtggctcgcagctcacaagacgtgtgtgaggtactgctggaggagacgctgtgtggtgagctcaccctgctggcccaagacgtcctggaagcagagcttctgagtatacgcaggttcatcaaaag gtggcgtgatgtggtggccgtgcgcaggcagctgaagcgacagatgcgtgattttcctgctgcccctggctgtgtggacccccgcttcaggctgcaggccttggcccccagtgcccccccctcaccctgcctggacaggctggcccggggcgtggtcaacctggggcacgctggggacctctctgtttcctgcaccag gttggcgaagatgcgaagggaaaccgagcatcagatgaaggtccacttgttctaccagcagctcctgag cgaatctgtgtgggggccactggacctgctcagtctggtggcagcaagcgtctcgaacccatctgacacaatcttctggaaggcagccctcttgttgccaagtgatcatgaaagagatgccagtgttgctaacca gattttgacagaatggctggagtccaaattcggtaactcggagaagcaagaacacagggagatggtcccccaacggacacatgcaaaccttgagcatcagcagcggcctgcggagcgtgggggagcgcatgcacacagtgcac gtggcccgcgggcccctcagcgaggaaggccagttggcattggagaagcggaaggggctgatgggcatgggcgccctgctgatgctgctgccctcggcagtcagtcccggggctga
- the LOC125715976 gene encoding germinal-center associated nuclear protein-like isoform X1: MSPSEAMVLQCKNIPASLNSKDILGEHFRQFGRVQRIFCRPQKNLAIVHFHDHASAAKAKKKGKLLRRHELTIFWQRKKQSPGEKGQRPPDDPDPQSQAGGFESAPVCKALSKSTSGWSSSSSLSRGSPAKKPLATKALQFESEPQMEPSPDGLESEHLASSLPSPLFHLIGQVAETAEEKYRLLEQRDKILRQARPKRTDLDLSKVFVGTCPDMCPEKERYMRETRNQLSSFEVIPNTEKVDHTAAIKEYSRSSADQEEPLPHELRPLTVLNMTMNYLVTQVMDQGEDNYRDWYDFVWNRTRGIRKDITQQHLCDPLTVSLIEKCARFHIHCAHHLCQEPMMSFDAKINNENLTKCLQSLKEMYQDLASKNIYCPHEAEFRQYSVLLKLNDGDILREVQQFRAELRNSPEVKFAVQAFAAVNSNNFVRFFKLVKVASYLAGCILHRYFDQVRREALRALNVAYSSRGSTTFPVEDLVRMLMFQNAGEASDLALQYGLAVDAGMVELSRTAYQEPEIQPRPKRSVAIARKREVLVGQVVNGAPLPNPPQHTPVNSFDSRNKYRGDGQPAEAGSVPRAAASPQRPPIELDARALQHRSKMPSDPAESAGLPGREESGALGASPSEAPPVAPPTPPPPEPVYTEQDIATEVEAMLEEVVQAEVADVAATGAEYISAALSMCNGQVEAVLSEVVEQMLQEVSAAEIQAEREHIAEEKRRMEEARRKQEHEELLARLSKTLCAEITQEVLRDCIVETASTEIRRAQEEQAECVARSSQDVCEVLLEETLCGELTLLAQDVLEAELLSIRRFIKRWRDVVAVRRQLKRQMRDFPAAPGCVDPRFRLQALAPSAPPSPCLDRLARGVVNLGHAGDLSVSCTRLAKMRRETEHQMKVHLFYQQLLSESVWGPLDLLSLVAASVSNPSDTIFWKAALLLPSDHERDASVANQILTEWLESKFGNSEKQEHREMVPQRTHANLEHQQRPAERGGAHAHSARVCEGGPRAPQRGRPVGIGEAEGADGHGRPADAAALGSQSRG, translated from the exons atgtcaccctccgaagccatggtgctccaatgcaagaacattccagccagtcttaacagcaaggacatcctgggggaacatttccgccagttcggacgtgtgcagcggatcttctgcaggccccagaagaacctggccatagtgcacttccacgaccat gcttctgctgccaaagccaagaagaagggcaaactgctgcgcaggcatgagctcaccatcttctggcagaggaagaagcaga gtccaggagagaagggccaaaggcctccagatgaccctgatcctcagagccaggcaggaggctttgagtcagcccctgtctgcaaagccctctccaaatccacctccggctggtcctccagctcatccctatccagagg gtcaccagccaagaaacccctggcgacaaaggccctgcagtttgagagtgagccgcagatggagcccagcccagacggcctcgaatccgaacatctagccagcagcctcccctctcccctcttccacctgattggccaggtagctgaaaccgcagaggagaagtatcgtctgctagagcagcgggacaagatcctgcgacagg ctcggcccaagaggaccgacctggatctgtccaaggtgtttgtgggtacgtgtcctgacatgtgtccggagaaggagcgttacatgagggagacccggaaccaactgagctcttttgaggtcatccccaacacggagaag gtggaccacactgctgccattaaggagtacagcaggtcctctgctgaccaggaggagcccctcccccatgaactgcggccccttactgtgctgaacatgaccatgaactacctggttacccaggtcatggaccagggtgaggacaactaccgtgactggtatgactttgtgtggaaccgcacacgaggtatccggaag gatatcactcagcagcacctgtgcgacccgcttacggtgtcccttattgaaaagtgcgcccgcttccacatccactgcgcacaccacctgtgccaggagcccatgatgtcctttgatgctaagatcaacaatgaaaacctgaccaaatgcctgcagagcctcaaggagatgtaccaggacctggccagcaagaacatctactgccctcatgaggcagagtttcggcagtacagcgtgctcctgaagctcaatgatggagacatcctccg ggaggtgcagcaattccgggcggagctccgaaactctccggaggtgaagtttgccgtccaggcctttgccgctgtgaacagcaacaacttcgtgaggttcttcaagctggtcaaggtggcctcgtatctggctggttgcatcttgcaccgctacttcgaccag gtgcgccgtgaggctctgcgggccctgaatgtggcctacagctcccgtggttccaccacattcccggtcgaagacctggtccggatgctcatgttccagaatgccggcgaggcttcggacctcgcgctgcagtatgggctcgcggtcgatgcagg catggtggagctaagccggacagcgtaccaggagcctgagatccagccacgtccaaagcgctctgtggccatcgcaaggaagcgggaggtgctggtgggccaagtggtcaacggcgcgccactgcccaacccaccccaacacacacccgtcaacagctttgacagccgcaacaagtaccgtggggatgggcagccagcggaggcaggcagtgtgcccagggctg cagcctcccctcagaggccccccattgagctggatgcgcgggccctccagcaccgatccaagatgccgagcgacccagcggagtcagctggcctccctggtagagaggagagtggagcacttggggcatctccgtcggaggcaccaccagtcgccccacctacgcctcccccaccggagcccgtttacacagagcag gacatcgccacggaggtagaggccatgctggaggaggtagtgcaggccgaggtggctgacgtggctgccaccggagccgagtacatctctgctgcactcag catgtgcaacggccaggtggaggcagtgctgagtgaggtggtggagcagatgctgcaggaggtttctgctgccgagatccaggcagagagggagcatatcgctgaggagaagcgcaggatggaggaagccag gagaaagcaggaacacgaggagctcctggcccggctcagcaagacactgtgtgccgagatcacacaggaggtgctgcgcgactgcatcgtggagactgcctcaacagagatcag gcgtgcccaagaagagcaggcagaatgtgtggctcgcagctcacaagacgtgtgtgaggtactgctggaggagacgctgtgtggtgagctcaccctgctggcccaagacgtcctggaagcagagcttctgagtatacgcaggttcatcaaaag gtggcgtgatgtggtggccgtgcgcaggcagctgaagcgacagatgcgtgattttcctgctgcccctggctgtgtggacccccgcttcaggctgcaggccttggcccccagtgcccccccctcaccctgcctggacaggctggcccggggcgtggtcaacctggggcacgctggggacctctctgtttcctgcaccag gttggcgaagatgcgaagggaaaccgagcatcagatgaaggtccacttgttctaccagcagctcctgag cgaatctgtgtgggggccactggacctgctcagtctggtggcagcaagcgtctcgaacccatctgacacaatcttctggaaggcagccctcttgttgccaagtgatcatgaaagagatgccagtgttgctaacca gattttgacagaatggctggagtccaaattcggtaactcggagaagcaagaacacagggagatggtcccccaacggacacatgcaaaccttgagcatcagcagcggcctgcggagcgtgggggagcgcatgcacacagtgcacgtgtgtgtgaag gtggcccgcgggcccctcagcgaggaaggccagttggcattggagaagcggaaggggctgatgggcatgggcgccctgctgatgctgctgccctcggcagtcagtcccggggctga